Proteins encoded within one genomic window of Nordella sp. HKS 07:
- the hutX gene encoding heme utilization cystosolic carrier protein HutX, with product MTVALKEKPASVADALKAKPDGVLEVIAAQCGVPLRRVFDELPQGAARHVAGSRFEEIWQALTQWGDVLFIVHTTDIVLECKGPLPGGTAAQGYFNIHGDSPIGGHIKADRCAAIYFIDRLFHGRRSCSVQFINGEGEAMFKVFVRRDEKRELIADQLALFEALRAKATQ from the coding sequence ATGACCGTTGCGCTCAAAGAGAAGCCGGCCTCGGTCGCGGATGCCCTGAAGGCGAAGCCCGACGGCGTGCTCGAGGTCATCGCGGCGCAATGCGGCGTGCCGCTGCGCCGCGTCTTCGACGAGCTGCCGCAAGGGGCCGCGCGCCACGTGGCGGGCAGCCGCTTCGAGGAGATCTGGCAGGCGCTTACGCAATGGGGTGACGTGCTGTTCATCGTCCACACCACCGACATCGTGCTCGAATGCAAGGGGCCGCTGCCCGGTGGCACAGCTGCGCAAGGCTATTTCAACATCCATGGCGACAGCCCGATCGGCGGCCATATCAAGGCCGACCGCTGCGCCGCGATCTATTTCATCGACCGGCTGTTCCATGGCCGGCGCTCCTGCTCGGTGCAGTTCATCAACGGCGAGGGCGAGGCGATGTTCAAGGTCTTCGTCCGCCGCGACGAGAAGCGCGAGCTCATCGCCGATCAGCTGGCGCTGTTCGAGGCGCTGCGTGCGAAAGCAACACAATGA